TTTCTGATCAATAAAGAAGAATATAATCTGGACCGGCAGCTTCAGGTAATCATAGGAGCGATGGAGATCCTTGGATTGAAGGCTGAAAAATCCGGGCGTAACGATATCCTGATCGATGGAAAGAAATTCTCGGGGAATGCGTTTTATGAGCAGGAAAAGCATTGCTATCATCATGGCACGATCATGGTAGGAGTAAATATGGAAACCTTATCCAGATATCTGACTGTATCAAAGGATAAACTGAAATCAAAGGGGGTTGATTCAGTAAAATCCAGAGTGACAAATTTAAGAGATTATCTTCCGGAGCTTACAATGGAAGAACTGAAGGTGGCACTTAAACAGTCATTTGAAAAGGTATACGGATTAAAGGTACGTGATAAAAAAATAGAAGACCTTGATACCGGAGTAATTGCAGAAAGAGAGAAATTTTTCTCTTCATGGAACTGGCTTTATGGAAGAAAAATTGATTTTCAGTATGAGCTTTCCCACCGTTTTGGATGGGGAGGGATTACACTTCAGTTTGCAGTAGAATCAGGAAAGATCAAGGATGCAATTGCATGGTCGGATGCACTGAATCCGGATTTCATACATACACTTCCGAAGTATCTGAAAGGATTGAAGTACAGAAAGGAAAGTATCTGTACGGAATTGGGGCTTTTCTGGTCAGATGATCCACAGGAAGAAGAGATGATGAAAGACATTATCGAATGGATTCGGGGCGAGGAACTGTAGGAGGATGAAATAAAATGAGTGAGAAGTTTGATGTAGTAGTAATTGGAGCCGGTCCGGGAGGATATGTGGCAGCAATCAAATCTGCGAAGCTTGGAATGAAGACCGCAGTGATCGAAGAGAGAGAAGTCGGCGGAACATGCCTGAACAGGGGATGTATTCCGGCAAAAGCAATGATTCATGCATCGACATTATATCGTGAAATCAAAGAA
The sequence above is drawn from the Coprococcus comes ATCC 27758 genome and encodes:
- a CDS encoding lipoate--protein ligase; the protein is MIEKITYIESNQFSPYRNLAVEEYLLLHCEDKECILYLWQNQNTVVIGRNQNAWKECRTTKLEEEGGHLARRLSGGGAVYHDLGNMNFTFLINKEEYNLDRQLQVIIGAMEILGLKAEKSGRNDILIDGKKFSGNAFYEQEKHCYHHGTIMVGVNMETLSRYLTVSKDKLKSKGVDSVKSRVTNLRDYLPELTMEELKVALKQSFEKVYGLKVRDKKIEDLDTGVIAEREKFFSSWNWLYGRKIDFQYELSHRFGWGGITLQFAVESGKIKDAIAWSDALNPDFIHTLPKYLKGLKYRKESICTELGLFWSDDPQEEEMMKDIIEWIRGEEL